The following coding sequences lie in one Vitis vinifera cultivar Pinot Noir 40024 chromosome 19, ASM3070453v1 genomic window:
- the LOC100258986 gene encoding peptidyl-prolyl cis-trans isomerase CYP37, chloroplastic isoform X1, translating to MAFPLSSATLSHKFSFNVSIPSFTSKQSFLSTHLPIQLTSPRPLRPIFSKNPILEFTDRLDVPTMACIPTQDHGLRKVESIIAAILIFVQISSPLPIVAWDSMSISPAKAVLYSPDTKVPRTGELALRKAIPANTNMKAIQDSLEEISYLLRIPQRKPYGTMEGNVKKSLKIAMDEKESILATLPPDLKEKGSTLYASLIDGKGGLQALLQCVKDKDPDKVSVGLASSLDTVAELELLQAPGLSFLLPEQYLKYPRLVGRGIIEFTIEKGDGSSFSPEAGGESRKTATIQVVIDGYSTPLTSGNFAKLVIDGAYDGAKLNLINQAILSDNKNIGYSLPLEIMPSGQFEPLYRTTLNVQDGELPVLPLSVYGAVAMAHSETSDEYSSPYQFFFYLYDKRSAGLGGLSFDEGQFSVFGYTTAGREILSQIKTGDIIRSAKLVEGRDCLILPEES from the exons ATGGCCTTCCCTCTCTCCTCCGCCACACTCTCTCACAAGTTTTCTTTCAATGTCTCCATCCCTTCTTTCACTTCGAAGCAGTCTTTTCTCTCTACCCATTTGCCTATTCAACTGACCTCACCCAGACCCCTTCGCCCAATTTTCTCCAAAAATCCTATCCTG GAATTTACAGACCGGCTTGATGTTCCCACTATGGCCTGTATCCCAACACAGGATCATGGACTGAGGAAAGTTGAGAGCATTATTGCAGCAATCCTTATTTTTGTTCAAATCTCATCTCCTCTACCTATAGTTGCTTGGGATTCAATGTCTATATCTCCTGCAAAGGCGGTGCTTTATTCGCCAGACACCAAAGTTCCAAGAACAGGAGAACTTGCTTTAAGAAAGGCTATCCCGGCAAATACAAACATGAAAGCTATACAG GATTCACTGGAGGAAATCTCATACTTACTAAGGATTCCACAAAGAAAGCCATATGGAACCATGGAGGGTAATGTGAAGAAATCTCTAAAG ATTGCAATGGATGAAAAGGAGTCTATCTTGGCAACTCTACCCCCAGACCTGAAGGAAAAGGGTTCCACACTGTATGCATCTCTGATAGATGGGAAG GGTGGACTGCAAGCCCTCCTTCAATGTGTAAAAGATAAAGACCCAGATAAAGTATCAGTAGGCCTTGCATCTTCACTGGATACTGTTGCAGAACTGGAGTTGTTACAG GCTCCAGGTTTGTCATTTTTGTTACCTGAGCAGTACTTGAAATATCCAAG GCTTGTTGGGAGAGGAATTATTGAATTTACCATTGAAAAAGGAGATGGTTCGTCATTTTCTCCAGAAGCTGGTGGTGAATCAAGAAAAACTGCCACAATTCAG GTTGTTATAGATGGATATTCAACACCACTGACATCGGGGAATTTTGCAAAACTG GTGATTGATGGGGCATATGATGGGGCAAAGCTCAACCTTATCAATCAAGCTATTCTATCGGACAACAAAAACATTGGTTATAGCCTTCCCTTAGAAATAATGCCATCTGGTCAATTTGAGCCCCTGTACAGAACAACACTAAATGTGCAG GACGGGGAGCTGCCAGTGCTTCCACTCTCTGTTTATGGAGCAGTTGCTATGGCACACAGTGAAACGTCTGATGAGTACTCGTCGCCATACCAGTTTTTCTTCTATCTCTATGATAAAAGAAGC GCTGGCTTAGGGGGCCTGTCCTTTGATGAAGGTCAATTTTCAGTCTTTGG TTACACAACTGCTGGGAGGGAAATTCTTTCTCAGATTAAAACAGGAGATATAATTCGATCTGCAAAGCTCGTGGAAGGTCGAGATTGCCTCATATTGCCAGAGGAAAGTTGA
- the LOC100258986 gene encoding peptidyl-prolyl cis-trans isomerase CYP37, chloroplastic isoform X2, translating to MQEFTDRLDVPTMACIPTQDHGLRKVESIIAAILIFVQISSPLPIVAWDSMSISPAKAVLYSPDTKVPRTGELALRKAIPANTNMKAIQDSLEEISYLLRIPQRKPYGTMEGNVKKSLKIAMDEKESILATLPPDLKEKGSTLYASLIDGKGGLQALLQCVKDKDPDKVSVGLASSLDTVAELELLQAPGLSFLLPEQYLKYPRLVGRGIIEFTIEKGDGSSFSPEAGGESRKTATIQVVIDGYSTPLTSGNFAKLVIDGAYDGAKLNLINQAILSDNKNIGYSLPLEIMPSGQFEPLYRTTLNVQDGELPVLPLSVYGAVAMAHSETSDEYSSPYQFFFYLYDKRSAGLGGLSFDEGQFSVFGYTTAGREILSQIKTGDIIRSAKLVEGRDCLILPEES from the exons ATGCAGGAATTTACAGACCGGCTTGATGTTCCCACTATGGCCTGTATCCCAACACAGGATCATGGACTGAGGAAAGTTGAGAGCATTATTGCAGCAATCCTTATTTTTGTTCAAATCTCATCTCCTCTACCTATAGTTGCTTGGGATTCAATGTCTATATCTCCTGCAAAGGCGGTGCTTTATTCGCCAGACACCAAAGTTCCAAGAACAGGAGAACTTGCTTTAAGAAAGGCTATCCCGGCAAATACAAACATGAAAGCTATACAG GATTCACTGGAGGAAATCTCATACTTACTAAGGATTCCACAAAGAAAGCCATATGGAACCATGGAGGGTAATGTGAAGAAATCTCTAAAG ATTGCAATGGATGAAAAGGAGTCTATCTTGGCAACTCTACCCCCAGACCTGAAGGAAAAGGGTTCCACACTGTATGCATCTCTGATAGATGGGAAG GGTGGACTGCAAGCCCTCCTTCAATGTGTAAAAGATAAAGACCCAGATAAAGTATCAGTAGGCCTTGCATCTTCACTGGATACTGTTGCAGAACTGGAGTTGTTACAG GCTCCAGGTTTGTCATTTTTGTTACCTGAGCAGTACTTGAAATATCCAAG GCTTGTTGGGAGAGGAATTATTGAATTTACCATTGAAAAAGGAGATGGTTCGTCATTTTCTCCAGAAGCTGGTGGTGAATCAAGAAAAACTGCCACAATTCAG GTTGTTATAGATGGATATTCAACACCACTGACATCGGGGAATTTTGCAAAACTG GTGATTGATGGGGCATATGATGGGGCAAAGCTCAACCTTATCAATCAAGCTATTCTATCGGACAACAAAAACATTGGTTATAGCCTTCCCTTAGAAATAATGCCATCTGGTCAATTTGAGCCCCTGTACAGAACAACACTAAATGTGCAG GACGGGGAGCTGCCAGTGCTTCCACTCTCTGTTTATGGAGCAGTTGCTATGGCACACAGTGAAACGTCTGATGAGTACTCGTCGCCATACCAGTTTTTCTTCTATCTCTATGATAAAAGAAGC GCTGGCTTAGGGGGCCTGTCCTTTGATGAAGGTCAATTTTCAGTCTTTGG TTACACAACTGCTGGGAGGGAAATTCTTTCTCAGATTAAAACAGGAGATATAATTCGATCTGCAAAGCTCGTGGAAGGTCGAGATTGCCTCATATTGCCAGAGGAAAGTTGA